In Hypomesus transpacificus isolate Combined female chromosome 4, fHypTra1, whole genome shotgun sequence, the following are encoded in one genomic region:
- the LOC124467523 gene encoding ectonucleotide pyrophosphatase/phosphodiesterase family member 2 isoform X2, producing MVQIHLVVVAMVLLQCPSGRWAYVFQASRPGEGGESPPKLPVSDFPWVNSAGSCKGRCFELEEAEPPGCRCDNLCKTYCSCCTDFDEHCLKTAGGFECSESRCGETRNDDHACHCSDDCLERGDCCSNYKSLCQGEATWLAGDCVEITSPKCPAGFIRPPLIMLSLDGFRASYMKKGKTVIPNMEKLRTCGTHAPYLRPVYPSKTFPNLYTLATGLYPESHGIVGNTMHDPVFDANFNLRGREKLNHRWWGGQPIWITAEKQGVKAGTFFWPWVIPLERRILTILRWLSLPDDERPYVYAVHSEQPDTFGHRLGPLSSELDNPLREIDNIIGQLMNGLKQMDLHRCVNIIIVGDHGMEEAHCDKMEFLSSYPLNIDDIQLIPGSLGRVRPRDPKSTTYDPKVVVANLTCKMPSQHFKPYLKQHLPKRLHYANNRRIEEVHLLMERKWHIARKMPENRKPPGRCGFFGDHGFDNKITSMKTIFLGHGPTFKFRKQVPAFENIELYNVMCDLLGLSPAPNNGTHGSLNDMLKSPPYTPAMPEEVSAPLPPLADPASPASYTLGCSCDDENQVEESSQPFSPDPDGVYSYNTTHLPYGRPAVLFESRYSLLHHVDFISAYSLELAMPLWTSFTLPRQEGVTSVAEAGSGCVRADTRVPQEHSLACSSLFSLDTGLTQGFLYPPELATSPESRYDASLVTNTVPMYPAFKKVWSYLQGVLLRRYADETNGINVLTGPIFDHNYDGLRDTTAKIKESAGASVPVPTHYFMVVTGCQELNQTAEECEGPLSAFSFLLPHRPDNSESCNSAEEESQWVEELLHLHTARVRDVEILTGLDLYRGTNLTLPHALSLKTYLRTFEADD from the exons ATGGTACAGATACATTTG GTAGTGGTTGCCATGGTGCTCCTGCAGTGTCCCAGCGGACGATGGGCGTACGTCTTCCAGGCCAGCCGGCCCGGGGAAGGAGGAGAATCACCCCCTAAAc TGCCTGTCTCAGACTTCCCATGGGTGAATTCGGCGGGCTCCTGTAAGGGGCGCTGCTtcgagctggaggaggctgagccTCCCGGATGCAGGTGTGACAACTTGTGCAAGACGTACTGCAGCTGCTGCACCGACTTCGACGAGCACTGCCTGAAAACAG CGGGGGGGTTTGAGTGCAGCGAGAGCCGCTGTGGGGAGACCAGGAACGATGACCATGCTTGCCACTGCTCCGACGActgcctggagagaggagactgctgctccaactacaagtCTCTCTGCCAAG GGGAAGCGACATGGCTGGCTGGAGACTGTGTGGAAATCACAAGCCCAAAATGCCCTGCAGG GTTCATCCGGCCCCCTCTCATCATGCTGTCATTGGACGGTTTCAGGGCGTCCTACATGAAGAAGGGGAAAACAGTCATTCCCAACATGGAGAAGCTCA GAACATGTGGTACCCACGCCCCCTACCTACGACCTGTGTACCCGTCTAAAACCTTCCCAAACCTGTACACCCTAGCCACG GGTCTATATCCAGAGTCCCACGGCATTGTGGGTAACACCATGCATGACCCGGTCTTTGACGCCAACTTCAAcctgaggggcagagagaaacTGAACCATCGTTGGTGGGGGGGCCAGCCT ATTTGGATCACCGCAGAGAAACAAGGAGTGAAAGCTGGCACCTTCTTCTGGCCGTG GGTCATCCCCCTGGAGAGGAGAATACTGACCATCTTGAGGTGGCTTAGTCTTCCTGACGACGAGAG ACCGTATGTCTATGCAGTCCACTCAGAGCAGCCAGACACGTTTGGACACAGACTGGGTCCTTTAAGCAGTGAG CTGGACAACCCCTTGAGGGAGATAGACAACATCATTGGGCAACTGATGAACGGCCTGAAGCAAATGGATCTTCATCGCTGCGTCAATATCATCATCGTGGGAGACCACG GTATGGAGGAGGCCCACTGTGACAAGATGGAGTTCCTAAGCTCCTATCCTCTCAACATAGACGACATCCAGCTGATCCCAGGGTCTCTGGGCAGAGTCAGGCCCCGCGACCCCAAGTCTACTACCT ACGACCCCAAAGTAGTAGTTGCCAATCTCACA TGTAAGATGCCGAGTCAGCACTTCAAGCCGTACCTGAAGCAGCACCTTCCTAAGAGGCTTCACTACGCCAACAACCGCAGGATAGAGGAGGTCCACCTGCTCATGGAGAGGAAGTGGCACATCGCCAG GAAAATGCCGGAAAACCGAAAGCCCCCAGGGAGATGTGGTTTCTTTGGCGATCACGGCTTTGACAACAAGATCACTAGCATGAAG ACTATCTTTTTGGGCCATGGGCCAACCTTTAAGTTCCGGAAACAAGTGCCTGCGTTTGAAAACATCGAGTTGTACAACGTCATGTGTG ATCTCCTGGGGTTAAGCCCTGCCCCTAACAACGGAACCCATGGCAGTCTGAATGACATGTTGAAGTCCCCTCCTTACACCCCCGCCATGCCCGAGGAGGTCTCCGCCCCATTACCCCCCCTCGCCGACCCAGCCTCCCCGGCCTCCTACACCCTAGGATGCAGCTGTGATGACGAG AaccaggtggaggagagcagtcAGCCATTCAGCCCAGACCCAGATGGTGTCTACTCCTACA ACACCACCCACCTGCCCTACGGCCGCCCTGCTGTTCTGTTTGAGAGCCGCTATAGTCTGCTGCATCACGTCGACTTCATCAGCGCCTACAGCCTGGAGCTGGCCATGCCGCTTTGGACCTCCTTCACCCTGCCCCGACAG GAGGGCGTGACCTCCGTGGCGGAGGCCGGGAGCGGGTGCGTGAGGGCGGACACGCGGGTGCCTCAGGAACACAGCCTGGCCTGCAGCAGCTTGTTCAGCCTGGACACGGGCCTCACCCAGGGCTTCCTCTACCCCCCAG AGCTGGCCACATCTCCAGAATCCAGATATGACGCCTCGCTCGTCACCAACACAGTCCCCATGTACCCTGCCTTTAAGA AGGTGTGGAGCTACTTGCAGGGGGTGCTGCTCCGGCGCTACGCTGACGAGACCAACGGCATCAACGTTCTCACGGGGCCCATCTTCGACCACAACTACGACGGCCTCCGCGACACCACCGCCAAGATCAAAGA gtctgCAGGGGCCTCAGTGCCTGTTCCGACCCACTACTTCATGGTGGTGACGGGTTGCCAGGAGCTCAACCAGACAGCAGAGGAGTGCGAGGGCCCGCTCAGCGCCTTCTCCTTCCTGCTGCCCCACCGGCCCGACAACTCTGAGAGCTGCAAc AGTGCTGAGGAGGAGTCCCAGTGGGTCGAGGAGCTGCTGCACCTCCACACGGCGCGCGTCCGAGACGTCGAGATCTTGACGGGCCTGGACCTCTACAGGGGCACCAACCTCACCCTGCCCCACGCCCTCTCTCTCAAGACGTACCTGCGCACCTTCGAGGCGGACGACTAA
- the LOC124467523 gene encoding ectonucleotide pyrophosphatase/phosphodiesterase family member 2 isoform X1, whose amino-acid sequence MVQIHLVVVAMVLLQCPSGRWAYVFQASRPGEGGESPPKLPVSDFPWVNSAGSCKGRCFELEEAEPPGCRCDNLCKTYCSCCTDFDEHCLKTAGGFECSESRCGETRNDDHACHCSDDCLERGDCCSNYKSLCQGEATWLAGDCVEITSPKCPAGFIRPPLIMLSLDGFRASYMKKGKTVIPNMEKLRTCGTHAPYLRPVYPSKTFPNLYTLATGLYPESHGIVGNTMHDPVFDANFNLRGREKLNHRWWGGQPIWITAEKQGVKAGTFFWPWVIPLERRILTILRWLSLPDDERPYVYAVHSEQPDTFGHRLGPLSSEVSSSLIGWKKLHVMCLHTDHTCLAVVVVQLDNPLREIDNIIGQLMNGLKQMDLHRCVNIIIVGDHGMEEAHCDKMEFLSSYPLNIDDIQLIPGSLGRVRPRDPKSTTYDPKVVVANLTCKMPSQHFKPYLKQHLPKRLHYANNRRIEEVHLLMERKWHIARKMPENRKPPGRCGFFGDHGFDNKITSMKTIFLGHGPTFKFRKQVPAFENIELYNVMCDLLGLSPAPNNGTHGSLNDMLKSPPYTPAMPEEVSAPLPPLADPASPASYTLGCSCDDENQVEESSQPFSPDPDGVYSYNTTHLPYGRPAVLFESRYSLLHHVDFISAYSLELAMPLWTSFTLPRQEGVTSVAEAGSGCVRADTRVPQEHSLACSSLFSLDTGLTQGFLYPPELATSPESRYDASLVTNTVPMYPAFKKVWSYLQGVLLRRYADETNGINVLTGPIFDHNYDGLRDTTAKIKESAGASVPVPTHYFMVVTGCQELNQTAEECEGPLSAFSFLLPHRPDNSESCNSAEEESQWVEELLHLHTARVRDVEILTGLDLYRGTNLTLPHALSLKTYLRTFEADD is encoded by the exons ATGGTACAGATACATTTG GTAGTGGTTGCCATGGTGCTCCTGCAGTGTCCCAGCGGACGATGGGCGTACGTCTTCCAGGCCAGCCGGCCCGGGGAAGGAGGAGAATCACCCCCTAAAc TGCCTGTCTCAGACTTCCCATGGGTGAATTCGGCGGGCTCCTGTAAGGGGCGCTGCTtcgagctggaggaggctgagccTCCCGGATGCAGGTGTGACAACTTGTGCAAGACGTACTGCAGCTGCTGCACCGACTTCGACGAGCACTGCCTGAAAACAG CGGGGGGGTTTGAGTGCAGCGAGAGCCGCTGTGGGGAGACCAGGAACGATGACCATGCTTGCCACTGCTCCGACGActgcctggagagaggagactgctgctccaactacaagtCTCTCTGCCAAG GGGAAGCGACATGGCTGGCTGGAGACTGTGTGGAAATCACAAGCCCAAAATGCCCTGCAGG GTTCATCCGGCCCCCTCTCATCATGCTGTCATTGGACGGTTTCAGGGCGTCCTACATGAAGAAGGGGAAAACAGTCATTCCCAACATGGAGAAGCTCA GAACATGTGGTACCCACGCCCCCTACCTACGACCTGTGTACCCGTCTAAAACCTTCCCAAACCTGTACACCCTAGCCACG GGTCTATATCCAGAGTCCCACGGCATTGTGGGTAACACCATGCATGACCCGGTCTTTGACGCCAACTTCAAcctgaggggcagagagaaacTGAACCATCGTTGGTGGGGGGGCCAGCCT ATTTGGATCACCGCAGAGAAACAAGGAGTGAAAGCTGGCACCTTCTTCTGGCCGTG GGTCATCCCCCTGGAGAGGAGAATACTGACCATCTTGAGGTGGCTTAGTCTTCCTGACGACGAGAG ACCGTATGTCTATGCAGTCCACTCAGAGCAGCCAGACACGTTTGGACACAGACTGGGTCCTTTAAGCAGTGAGGTGAGCTCCTCTCTGATTGGGTGGAAAAAGCTCCATGTGATGTGTTTACACACTGACCACACGTGTTTGGCTGTTGTCGTTGTGCAGCTGGACAACCCCTTGAGGGAGATAGACAACATCATTGGGCAACTGATGAACGGCCTGAAGCAAATGGATCTTCATCGCTGCGTCAATATCATCATCGTGGGAGACCACG GTATGGAGGAGGCCCACTGTGACAAGATGGAGTTCCTAAGCTCCTATCCTCTCAACATAGACGACATCCAGCTGATCCCAGGGTCTCTGGGCAGAGTCAGGCCCCGCGACCCCAAGTCTACTACCT ACGACCCCAAAGTAGTAGTTGCCAATCTCACA TGTAAGATGCCGAGTCAGCACTTCAAGCCGTACCTGAAGCAGCACCTTCCTAAGAGGCTTCACTACGCCAACAACCGCAGGATAGAGGAGGTCCACCTGCTCATGGAGAGGAAGTGGCACATCGCCAG GAAAATGCCGGAAAACCGAAAGCCCCCAGGGAGATGTGGTTTCTTTGGCGATCACGGCTTTGACAACAAGATCACTAGCATGAAG ACTATCTTTTTGGGCCATGGGCCAACCTTTAAGTTCCGGAAACAAGTGCCTGCGTTTGAAAACATCGAGTTGTACAACGTCATGTGTG ATCTCCTGGGGTTAAGCCCTGCCCCTAACAACGGAACCCATGGCAGTCTGAATGACATGTTGAAGTCCCCTCCTTACACCCCCGCCATGCCCGAGGAGGTCTCCGCCCCATTACCCCCCCTCGCCGACCCAGCCTCCCCGGCCTCCTACACCCTAGGATGCAGCTGTGATGACGAG AaccaggtggaggagagcagtcAGCCATTCAGCCCAGACCCAGATGGTGTCTACTCCTACA ACACCACCCACCTGCCCTACGGCCGCCCTGCTGTTCTGTTTGAGAGCCGCTATAGTCTGCTGCATCACGTCGACTTCATCAGCGCCTACAGCCTGGAGCTGGCCATGCCGCTTTGGACCTCCTTCACCCTGCCCCGACAG GAGGGCGTGACCTCCGTGGCGGAGGCCGGGAGCGGGTGCGTGAGGGCGGACACGCGGGTGCCTCAGGAACACAGCCTGGCCTGCAGCAGCTTGTTCAGCCTGGACACGGGCCTCACCCAGGGCTTCCTCTACCCCCCAG AGCTGGCCACATCTCCAGAATCCAGATATGACGCCTCGCTCGTCACCAACACAGTCCCCATGTACCCTGCCTTTAAGA AGGTGTGGAGCTACTTGCAGGGGGTGCTGCTCCGGCGCTACGCTGACGAGACCAACGGCATCAACGTTCTCACGGGGCCCATCTTCGACCACAACTACGACGGCCTCCGCGACACCACCGCCAAGATCAAAGA gtctgCAGGGGCCTCAGTGCCTGTTCCGACCCACTACTTCATGGTGGTGACGGGTTGCCAGGAGCTCAACCAGACAGCAGAGGAGTGCGAGGGCCCGCTCAGCGCCTTCTCCTTCCTGCTGCCCCACCGGCCCGACAACTCTGAGAGCTGCAAc AGTGCTGAGGAGGAGTCCCAGTGGGTCGAGGAGCTGCTGCACCTCCACACGGCGCGCGTCCGAGACGTCGAGATCTTGACGGGCCTGGACCTCTACAGGGGCACCAACCTCACCCTGCCCCACGCCCTCTCTCTCAAGACGTACCTGCGCACCTTCGAGGCGGACGACTAA
- the LOC124467348 gene encoding DEP domain-containing mTOR-interacting protein-like, whose product MGPRTGVTPSKSGKMVSRGEGRRQRSKSDSSYCRQVPVLRSSSPVLYNPKSVLKRPVSPEELQRPGSPYTRRTFTIVGDAVGWGFVVRGNGPCHIQAVDPSGPAAAAGMKVCQFVVSVNGLNVLSSDYKTVSNLILTGPRTVIMEIMEEADC is encoded by the exons ATGGGACCTCGTACAGGTG tCACTCCATCTAAGTCAGGGAAGATGGTGTCCAGAGGGGAAGGACGCAGGCAGAGGAGCAAAAGCGACAGCAGCTACTGCAGACAGGTCCCAGTTCTCAGGTCTTCCTCTCCGGTGCTCTACAACCCCAAATCAG TGTTGAAGAGACCAGTGAGTCCAGAGGAGCTACAGAGACCAGGAAGTCCCTACACCAGGAGAACATTCACG ATCGTGGGGGACGCAGTGGGCTGGGGGTTTGTGGTGCGAGGCAACGGGCCGTGTCACATCCAGGCTGTGGACCCCAGTGGCCCTGCTGCAGCCGCTGGCATGAAG GTGTGCCAGTTTGTGGTTTCGGTCAACGGCTTAAACGTGCTCTCCTCAGACTACAAGACCGTCAGCAACCTCATCCTCACCGGACCGCGAACTGTCATCATGGAGATCATGGAGGAGGCAGACTGCTGA